A DNA window from Thermosynechococcaceae cyanobacterium Okahandja contains the following coding sequences:
- a CDS encoding AAA family ATPase, whose protein sequence is MIPRQLVLRNFLSYRQATLPFAGLHLACICGANGAGKSSLLEAIAWALWGQSRVSREDDVIYYGEVEAAVDFEFTVQGQGYRVVRVRRRQQGTVLELQLDTAAGYRSLTGRSLRATQEKIIQILRLDHATFINSAYLRQGRADEFMAKRPSERKQVLAALLGLEQYEPLAEAARDRARDYKAQMTLLEQQLAAEAVQLAQEESLQMQHQQLTAQLEQQRQRFSQQQRVLQEQQAAYHTQQLRQQEYHSLQQQAQTLTTAIKHLQQQYNAIVQEQTAIARLLERAPELEAAASQWQELKAQDSEWQQRVAEYQRLRQERDRQQAILEQRRQELLRSLHSVDSQLQRLQEQEQQLTALIAREPEILSALEHLEQARAQLQALEQLQQQVFPLLHAKHQLESQRQQHYQRLKSRREELQQRRQRLQQQFQRQPELQQAVSVISGQIETLEKQRIYQEHLREKGLERRRFMEQLQARQREYERQLAQLEQRLELLQQPDAVCPLCQRPLNEEHYQQAVAHNQREREELLNQVWVIREQLAVSEREIQVLRREYLAVGYEVSQLTQLFEQRGQLQQQMQAATDLEPQLAALTAELQELDGLLQADGWDPEHLQERQAIEAQLAALNYDEKNMAIARGQVEKWRWADSKQQELRQAKQHYAQLQQQLPRLQAQQQQLQQDLHTLLHTSVVAVALQTLDAQLAALAYDPNAHATVQAALTALQPQLAAYQDLQRGRSRLPELAQKQQELDRALAQQTRQLEAIQRQRQHLEQACTAMAEAAAALEHQQQQLARQQQQLEMDLATHAKLTAALEQLTRLAQEHQQRQQHLEHVRHQYRLYSELAQAMGKNGIPAMLIETVLPHLEAETNAILGRLSNHQLHIQFITQRSRQRGSGKPIDTLDILIADSRGTRPYESYSGGEAFRINFALRLALARLLAQRCGSDVRFLIIDEGFGTQDAQGCERLIAALNAIAPEFHCILAITHMPALKEAFQTRIEVTKGEHGSQISIIA, encoded by the coding sequence ATGATCCCGCGGCAGTTGGTTCTCCGTAATTTTTTAAGTTATCGTCAAGCAACGCTCCCTTTTGCCGGTTTGCATCTAGCCTGTATTTGTGGTGCCAACGGGGCAGGCAAGTCATCGTTACTGGAGGCGATCGCTTGGGCACTGTGGGGGCAAAGTCGCGTGAGTCGTGAGGATGATGTCATCTATTACGGTGAGGTGGAAGCCGCTGTTGATTTTGAGTTTACGGTGCAGGGGCAGGGCTATCGTGTGGTGCGGGTGCGCCGCCGACAACAGGGAACGGTTCTGGAGCTTCAGTTAGACACAGCCGCAGGCTATCGCTCCCTCACGGGGCGATCGCTCCGGGCAACCCAAGAAAAAATTATCCAAATCTTGCGCCTCGACCATGCCACGTTTATTAACTCGGCCTACCTGCGCCAAGGGCGGGCCGATGAATTTATGGCAAAGCGCCCCAGTGAGCGTAAGCAAGTGTTGGCGGCACTGCTGGGTTTAGAGCAGTACGAACCACTGGCAGAAGCAGCCCGCGATCGCGCCCGCGACTATAAAGCCCAAATGACCCTCCTTGAGCAACAGCTTGCCGCTGAGGCCGTGCAACTGGCACAAGAGGAGTCATTACAGATGCAACATCAGCAGTTAACGGCTCAGCTTGAGCAGCAGCGCCAGCGTTTTAGTCAGCAGCAGCGGGTTTTGCAAGAGCAACAGGCGGCCTACCATACCCAACAGCTACGGCAGCAGGAGTATCACAGCCTCCAGCAACAAGCACAGACCCTTACAACAGCTATTAAACACTTACAGCAACAGTATAATGCCATTGTTCAAGAGCAGACCGCGATCGCCCGATTGCTAGAGCGCGCCCCTGAACTGGAGGCGGCGGCGAGCCAATGGCAGGAGTTGAAAGCGCAGGATAGCGAGTGGCAACAGCGTGTGGCCGAATACCAACGGCTGCGCCAAGAGCGGGATCGCCAGCAGGCCATCCTTGAGCAGCGCCGTCAAGAATTATTGCGAAGCCTACACAGTGTTGACAGCCAACTTCAGCGACTCCAAGAACAGGAGCAACAACTCACGGCACTCATTGCCCGCGAGCCAGAGATCCTCAGTGCCCTTGAGCACCTCGAGCAGGCACGCGCCCAACTACAGGCTCTAGAGCAACTGCAACAGCAGGTCTTTCCGCTGCTACACGCCAAGCACCAACTGGAGAGCCAACGGCAGCAACACTACCAGCGCCTGAAAAGCCGCCGGGAAGAACTGCAACAGCGACGGCAGCGCCTCCAGCAGCAGTTCCAGCGCCAACCCGAGTTGCAACAGGCAGTTTCGGTCATTAGTGGCCAAATTGAAACCCTAGAAAAACAACGCATCTATCAGGAGCACCTACGGGAAAAGGGTCTTGAGCGGCGGCGGTTTATGGAGCAGTTGCAGGCACGTCAGCGGGAGTACGAACGCCAACTGGCTCAACTGGAGCAGCGGCTGGAATTGCTACAGCAACCCGATGCGGTCTGCCCCCTGTGCCAGCGCCCCCTCAATGAGGAGCATTACCAGCAGGCGGTGGCCCACAATCAGCGCGAACGGGAAGAACTGCTCAATCAAGTATGGGTCATTCGCGAACAACTGGCGGTCTCGGAGCGGGAAATTCAAGTCTTGCGGCGGGAGTACTTGGCGGTGGGGTATGAAGTATCGCAGCTTACGCAGCTATTTGAGCAGCGGGGACAGCTTCAGCAGCAGATGCAGGCGGCCACCGACCTTGAACCCCAACTCGCGGCTCTGACGGCGGAGTTACAGGAACTGGACGGTCTGTTACAGGCAGACGGCTGGGATCCAGAACACCTACAGGAGCGACAGGCCATAGAGGCACAGTTGGCCGCCCTGAATTACGATGAGAAAAACATGGCGATCGCCCGCGGTCAAGTGGAAAAATGGCGCTGGGCTGACAGCAAACAGCAGGAACTGCGCCAAGCCAAGCAGCACTATGCTCAACTCCAGCAACAACTGCCACGGCTACAAGCGCAACAGCAACAGCTTCAACAGGACCTGCACACCCTTTTGCACACCTCTGTCGTCGCCGTTGCCCTACAGACCCTCGATGCCCAACTGGCGGCCTTGGCCTACGACCCCAATGCCCACGCCACTGTTCAAGCCGCCTTAACCGCCTTGCAACCCCAGTTGGCGGCTTACCAAGACCTACAGCGGGGGCGATCGCGCCTCCCGGAACTGGCGCAAAAACAACAGGAACTCGACCGTGCCCTTGCCCAGCAAACTCGTCAACTAGAGGCCATTCAACGCCAACGGCAGCACCTAGAGCAGGCCTGCACGGCCATGGCAGAGGCCGCCGCCGCCCTAGAGCACCAACAGCAGCAGCTTGCGCGGCAACAACAGCAACTGGAAATGGATTTAGCCACCCACGCTAAACTCACCGCCGCCCTAGAGCAACTCACCCGACTGGCTCAGGAACACCAGCAACGCCAGCAACACCTTGAGCACGTACGCCATCAGTACCGCCTCTACAGCGAACTCGCCCAAGCCATGGGGAAAAATGGCATTCCAGCAATGCTCATTGAAACGGTGCTACCTCACCTCGAAGCAGAGACCAATGCCATCTTGGGGCGGCTCAGCAATCATCAGCTGCATATCCAATTCATTACCCAGCGCAGTCGGCAGCGGGGCAGCGGTAAACCCATTGACACCCTTGATATTCTAATTGCCGATTCTCGCGGCACGCGCCCCTACGAGAGTTATTCCGGCGGTGAGGCCTTTCGGATTAACTTTGCGTTGCGCCTAGCCTTAGCACGACTGTTGGCGCAGCGCTGTGGCAGTGATGTCCGGTTTTTAATTATTGACGAGGGCTTTGGTACCCAAGACGCGCAAGGATGCGAACGGCTGATTGCGGCTCTCAATGCGATCGCCCCAGAATTTCACTGTATTTTAGCCATTACCCACATGCCAGCACTCAAGGAGGCCTTTCAAACCCGCATTGAAGTCACCAAGGGGGAGCACGGCTCTCAGATCAGTATTATTGCTTAG
- a CDS encoding DUF4340 domain-containing protein produces the protein MAIGIRTKTLILLATAAILGGGLFLFEQQLPQPNGADQPVKAPLFGFQEADVVALRIVAPQYTLNLKKQETGTWLIDREQDVPAEEGTVVFLLNLLATGQRDRSLDVPASRAADYGLSPPKATIDITLKDGSQHQLLLGNPTFDGLQLYGEIDPQPEPRDTMTVTLVPLDLQNAIERPLIEWERQPRPTPNPTNNP, from the coding sequence ATGGCGATTGGTATTCGCACAAAAACGCTCATTTTATTGGCAACGGCGGCCATTTTAGGCGGCGGTCTTTTTTTGTTTGAGCAACAACTACCGCAACCCAACGGCGCTGATCAACCGGTCAAAGCCCCCCTTTTTGGCTTCCAAGAGGCGGATGTGGTGGCTCTGAGGATTGTTGCGCCCCAGTACACCCTCAACCTCAAGAAGCAGGAAACAGGAACTTGGCTCATTGATCGAGAGCAGGATGTGCCTGCGGAAGAAGGGACGGTGGTGTTTTTATTAAATTTGTTAGCTACGGGTCAGCGCGATCGCTCCCTTGATGTACCTGCGAGCCGTGCCGCCGACTATGGTCTGTCTCCCCCCAAGGCCACCATAGATATTACCCTCAAGGATGGTAGCCAGCATCAACTCTTGCTAGGTAACCCCACCTTTGATGGTCTGCAACTCTATGGCGAAATTGACCCTCAGCCGGAGCCGCGGGATACGATGACTGTGACGCTGGTTCCCTTGGATCTGCAAAATGCGATTGAACGCCCGCTGATAGAGTGGGAGCGCCAGCCAAGGCCTACACCGAATCCCACAAACAATCCCTGA
- the acs gene encoding acetate--CoA ligase yields MSSPTIESILQEHRLFYPPADFVAKARINSFEAYEQLCAKAKADPAAFWGELAQQELDWFEPWEQVLDWQPPTAKWFVNGKMNITHNCLDRHLHTWRKNKAALIWEGEPGDSRTFTYAQLHREVCQFANVLKQLGVQKGDRVGIYMPMIPEAAIAMLACARIGAPHSVVFGGFSAEALRDRLIDAQAKLVVTADGGWRKDAIVPLKDQVDKALSNHGVPSVEHVLVVQRTQQPITMVPGRDHWWHDLQKGVSAECAAEPMDSEDTLFILYTSGSTGKPKGVVHTTAGYNLYTHMTTQWTFDLQDTDVYWCTADVGWITGHSYIVYGPLSNGATTLMYEGAPRASNPGCFWDVIEKYGVTIFYTAPTAIRAFIKMGEHLPKARNLSSLRLLGTVGEPINPEAWMWYYRVIGNERCPIVDTWWQTETGGHMITSLPGAIPMKPGSATKPFPGIFADVVDLEGNPVGVNEGGYLVIRHPWPGMMRTVYGDPERFRRTYWEHIPPRDGQYVYFAGDGARKDADGDFWVMGRVDDVINVSGHRLGTMEIESALVSHPAVAEAAVVGKPDEVKGEEIVAFVILDGSTPASDALQQELKQHVVKEIGALARPAEIRFTDALPKTRSGKIMRRLLRSLAAGEEVAGDTSTLEDRSVLDKLRQGT; encoded by the coding sequence ATGAGTAGCCCGACCATTGAATCCATTCTTCAAGAACACCGTCTTTTTTATCCCCCCGCTGACTTTGTGGCCAAGGCGCGGATTAACTCTTTTGAGGCCTATGAGCAACTCTGCGCGAAGGCAAAAGCGGATCCGGCGGCATTCTGGGGAGAGCTAGCGCAGCAGGAACTCGACTGGTTCGAGCCGTGGGAGCAGGTACTCGATTGGCAGCCCCCCACCGCCAAGTGGTTTGTCAACGGCAAAATGAACATTACCCATAACTGCTTGGATCGCCATTTGCATACTTGGCGCAAAAATAAGGCGGCCTTAATTTGGGAGGGGGAACCCGGTGATAGCCGCACGTTTACCTATGCGCAGTTGCACCGCGAGGTCTGCCAGTTTGCCAATGTGCTGAAGCAACTGGGGGTTCAAAAGGGCGATCGCGTCGGTATTTATATGCCGATGATTCCCGAGGCGGCCATTGCCATGTTGGCCTGTGCCCGTATTGGCGCCCCCCATTCGGTGGTGTTTGGTGGCTTTAGTGCCGAGGCGCTGCGCGATCGCCTCATTGATGCCCAAGCCAAACTGGTGGTCACTGCCGATGGGGGCTGGCGCAAGGATGCCATTGTGCCCCTCAAGGATCAAGTGGATAAGGCCTTGAGCAATCACGGGGTTCCCAGCGTCGAGCACGTTTTAGTGGTACAGCGCACCCAGCAGCCGATCACGATGGTGCCCGGTCGCGATCACTGGTGGCACGACCTGCAAAAGGGGGTGAGTGCCGAATGTGCCGCTGAACCCATGGACAGTGAGGATACGCTCTTCATCCTCTATACCTCCGGTTCCACGGGCAAGCCGAAAGGGGTGGTGCACACCACCGCCGGTTATAACCTCTACACCCACATGACCACCCAGTGGACGTTTGACCTGCAAGACACCGATGTTTATTGGTGTACAGCCGATGTGGGCTGGATTACCGGGCACAGCTATATTGTCTATGGCCCCCTTTCCAATGGTGCTACTACCCTGATGTACGAAGGGGCACCCCGCGCCTCTAATCCGGGCTGCTTCTGGGATGTGATTGAAAAGTACGGTGTGACTATTTTTTATACAGCGCCCACGGCCATTCGCGCCTTTATTAAGATGGGTGAGCACCTGCCCAAAGCGCGGAACCTATCCTCGCTGCGTCTGCTGGGTACCGTTGGGGAGCCGATTAATCCGGAAGCGTGGATGTGGTACTACCGGGTCATTGGCAACGAACGCTGCCCAATTGTGGACACGTGGTGGCAAACGGAAACGGGCGGACACATGATTACCTCGTTGCCCGGTGCCATCCCAATGAAGCCCGGCTCGGCCACCAAGCCCTTCCCGGGTATTTTTGCCGATGTGGTTGATTTAGAGGGCAATCCTGTTGGGGTGAACGAGGGGGGCTATTTGGTGATTCGCCACCCTTGGCCGGGGATGATGCGCACGGTCTATGGGGATCCGGAGCGCTTCCGCCGCACCTACTGGGAGCATATCCCGCCGCGGGATGGCCAGTACGTTTACTTTGCTGGGGATGGGGCGCGCAAAGATGCCGACGGTGATTTTTGGGTCATGGGACGGGTGGATGATGTGATTAATGTCTCGGGTCACCGCTTAGGTACGATGGAAATTGAGTCTGCCCTCGTCTCGCATCCGGCGGTGGCCGAAGCTGCCGTTGTTGGCAAGCCCGATGAAGTCAAAGGGGAAGAGATTGTGGCCTTTGTTATCTTAGATGGCAGCACGCCCGCCAGCGATGCCCTGCAGCAGGAGCTAAAGCAGCACGTTGTGAAGGAAATTGGCGCTCTGGCACGGCCAGCGGAGATTCGCTTTACCGATGCCTTGCCCAAAACCCGCTCAGGCAAAATCATGCGGCGGCTACTGCGCTCCCTTGCGGCGGGGGAAGAGGTTGCCGGAGATACCTCCACCCTTGAAGATCGCTCGGTGCTAGATAAATTGCGTCAAGGAACTTAA
- a CDS encoding sodium-dependent bicarbonate transport family permease — protein sequence MDFLSNFLMDFVKQLQSPTLSFLIGGMIIAALGSQLQIPESICKIIIFMLLAKIGLTGGMAIRNSNLSEMILPAAFSILLGILIVFIARYTLAKLPKVRVVDAIATGGLFGAVSGSTMAAALTLLEEQKLTFEAWAGALYPFMDIPALVTAIVLANFYLNKKQQRAAYTSVEESLSKQSVAAGDYSEPPSYPGSRQEYRSLQRGSGNKRVEIWPIVKESLQGPALSAMLLGIALGLFARPESVYENFYNPLFRGLLSILMLVMGMEAWSRVNELRKVAHWYVVYSVVAPFVHGLIAFGLGMIAHYTTGFSWGGVVVLAVIAASSSDISGPPTLRAGIPSANPSAYIGASTAIGTPIAIGLCIPFFLGLAQTFAGG from the coding sequence GTGGATTTCTTGTCCAATTTCTTGATGGATTTTGTGAAGCAGTTGCAGTCACCCACCCTCAGCTTCCTGATTGGTGGGATGATTATTGCTGCCCTTGGTAGCCAACTGCAAATCCCAGAATCGATTTGTAAAATTATCATCTTCATGCTGCTGGCCAAAATCGGCCTCACGGGCGGGATGGCCATTCGCAACTCCAATCTTTCGGAGATGATTTTACCGGCAGCCTTTTCGATTTTGTTAGGGATTCTAATTGTCTTTATTGCTCGCTATACCTTAGCCAAGCTGCCGAAGGTAAGAGTGGTCGATGCGATCGCCACCGGTGGACTCTTTGGTGCAGTGAGTGGTTCCACCATGGCCGCGGCGCTAACCCTCCTTGAGGAGCAGAAGCTGACCTTTGAGGCCTGGGCCGGTGCCCTCTATCCCTTTATGGATATCCCGGCACTTGTCACCGCCATTGTGCTCGCCAATTTTTACCTGAATAAGAAACAGCAGCGTGCCGCCTACACCTCTGTGGAAGAATCCTTAAGTAAGCAATCCGTTGCGGCGGGGGACTATTCTGAGCCTCCGTCTTACCCCGGCAGTCGCCAAGAGTATCGCAGTCTGCAACGGGGTTCCGGCAATAAGCGGGTTGAGATCTGGCCTATTGTGAAGGAGAGCCTGCAGGGGCCTGCCCTCTCTGCCATGCTGCTGGGTATTGCCCTTGGGTTGTTTGCGCGGCCCGAAAGTGTTTATGAAAACTTTTACAATCCCCTCTTCCGTGGCCTCCTCTCCATTTTGATGTTGGTCATGGGGATGGAAGCTTGGTCTCGGGTCAACGAACTGCGCAAGGTGGCCCATTGGTACGTTGTCTATAGTGTTGTCGCCCCCTTTGTCCACGGACTGATTGCCTTTGGCTTGGGGATGATTGCCCACTACACCACAGGATTTAGCTGGGGCGGTGTTGTGGTGCTAGCGGTGATTGCTGCCTCCAGTTCCGATATTTCTGGGCCACCCACCCTGCGGGCCGGAATTCCCTCGGCGAATCCCTCCGCCTACATTGGCGCTTCCACGGCTATTGGCACACCCATTGCCATCGGCTTGTGTATCCCCTTCTTCCTCGGGCTGGCGCAGACGTTTGCTGGCGGCTAA
- the guaA gene encoding glutamine-hydrolyzing GMP synthase has translation MTQPATSPLPTPAASDLQRQLIVILDFGSQYSELIARRIRETQVYSEVISYRTSADQLVQLAPKGIILSGGPNSVYDENAPQCDPAIWNLGIPILGVCYGMQLMVQQLGGSVERATAGEYGKAALTIDDPTDLLTNVEQDTIMWMSHGDSVTELPPGFRVLAHTHNTPMAAIAHPERKLYGVQFHPEVVHSIGGIALIRNFVYHICDCEPTWTTAAFVEEAIREVRAKVGDKRVLLALSGGVDSSTLAFLLHRAIGDQLTCMFIDQGFMRKGEPERLLKLFQEQFHIKVEYVNARDRFLAQLKGVTDPEEKRKRIGHEFIRVFEEESQRLGPFDYLAQGTLYPDVIESANTNIDPQTGERVAVKIKSHHNVGGLPENLRFKLVEPLRKLFKDEVRQVGRSLGLPEEIVRRHPFPGPGLAIRILGEVTPERLEILRDADLIVRQEVNRAEMYHHFWQAFAVLLPIRTVGVMGDQRTYAYPVVLRFVSSEDGMTADWSRAPYELLERISSRIVNEVPGVNRVVYDITSKPPGTIEWE, from the coding sequence TTGACTCAACCTGCTACTTCTCCCCTTCCCACTCCCGCCGCCTCAGACTTGCAACGGCAACTGATTGTGATCCTAGATTTTGGCTCCCAGTACTCGGAACTGATTGCCCGCCGGATTCGCGAAACGCAAGTGTACTCTGAGGTCATTTCCTACCGCACCAGTGCCGACCAGTTGGTGCAACTGGCTCCCAAGGGCATTATTCTGTCGGGGGGGCCGAACTCGGTTTACGACGAAAACGCGCCCCAGTGTGACCCCGCCATTTGGAACCTAGGAATTCCCATTTTGGGGGTGTGCTACGGGATGCAACTCATGGTGCAGCAGTTGGGGGGCAGTGTTGAGCGAGCTACGGCTGGTGAGTACGGCAAAGCCGCCTTAACCATCGATGACCCTACGGATCTGCTCACCAATGTTGAGCAAGACACGATTATGTGGATGAGCCATGGGGATAGCGTGACCGAGTTACCCCCGGGGTTTCGGGTGCTGGCCCATACCCACAATACCCCTATGGCGGCGATCGCCCACCCAGAGCGCAAACTCTACGGGGTGCAGTTCCATCCGGAAGTGGTGCACTCCATTGGCGGTATTGCCCTGATCCGCAACTTTGTCTATCACATCTGCGACTGTGAACCCACTTGGACGACGGCGGCATTTGTGGAAGAGGCCATCCGCGAAGTGCGTGCCAAAGTGGGGGATAAGCGAGTCCTACTGGCGCTGTCTGGGGGGGTCGATTCCTCCACGTTGGCCTTTTTGCTGCACCGTGCCATCGGCGATCAACTCACCTGTATGTTTATTGACCAAGGCTTCATGCGCAAAGGGGAGCCAGAGCGGCTCTTAAAGCTCTTTCAGGAGCAGTTTCACATTAAGGTGGAGTACGTGAATGCCCGCGATCGCTTTTTGGCGCAACTAAAGGGCGTAACGGATCCGGAAGAAAAACGCAAACGCATTGGCCATGAGTTTATCCGCGTGTTTGAAGAAGAGTCGCAGCGGCTCGGTCCCTTTGATTATTTGGCTCAAGGCACCCTCTACCCAGATGTGATTGAGTCGGCCAACACCAATATTGATCCGCAGACGGGTGAGCGGGTGGCGGTAAAAATTAAGAGCCATCACAATGTCGGCGGTCTGCCGGAAAATCTGCGGTTTAAGCTGGTGGAACCGTTGCGCAAGCTCTTCAAAGATGAAGTGCGCCAAGTGGGGCGATCGCTGGGGCTACCGGAAGAAATTGTCCGCCGCCATCCGTTCCCGGGGCCGGGGCTGGCGATTCGCATTTTGGGCGAGGTCACGCCAGAGCGCCTTGAAATTTTGCGCGATGCCGACCTCATTGTGCGCCAAGAAGTGAATCGCGCTGAGATGTACCATCACTTTTGGCAAGCCTTTGCCGTGCTGTTGCCCATTCGCACCGTTGGGGTCATGGGGGATCAGCGCACCTACGCCTATCCGGTGGTGCTGCGCTTTGTCTCCAGCGAAGACGGCATGACCGCTGACTGGTCCCGCGCCCCCTACGAGTTGCTAGAGCGTATTTCCAGCCGCATTGTCAACGAAGTGCCGGGGGTGAATCGGGTTGTCTATGACATTACCTCAAAACCCCCCGGAACGATTGAGTGGGAATAA
- the dcd gene encoding dCTP deaminase, giving the protein MIKNDLWIRDMAAQGMIHPFEATLVRRLDDRPVISFGLSSYGYDIRLSPKEFRIFRHVPGTVVDPKNFNPANLEFAPLHEDANGAFFILPAHSYGLGVALERLQVPENVTVLCIGKSSYARAGIIANLTPAEAGWRGHLTLEFSNSSSADCRIYANEGVVQLLFFEGEPCDVSYETRQGKYQDQPEAVTLARV; this is encoded by the coding sequence ATGATTAAAAATGACCTCTGGATTCGTGACATGGCCGCCCAAGGGATGATCCACCCCTTCGAGGCAACACTGGTACGACGGCTCGACGATCGCCCCGTGATTAGTTTTGGGCTGTCCTCTTACGGCTACGATATTCGCCTCAGCCCTAAGGAATTCCGGATTTTCCGCCATGTTCCGGGCACGGTTGTGGATCCGAAAAACTTTAACCCCGCGAATTTAGAGTTTGCCCCTCTCCATGAGGATGCCAATGGCGCTTTTTTTATTCTGCCCGCGCACTCCTATGGTCTGGGGGTGGCCTTAGAGCGCCTACAGGTGCCAGAAAACGTCACCGTCTTGTGTATTGGCAAAAGTTCCTACGCCCGCGCGGGCATTATTGCCAACCTCACCCCCGCCGAAGCGGGTTGGCGCGGCCACCTCACCCTAGAATTTTCCAATTCCTCTAGTGCCGATTGCCGCATCTACGCCAATGAAGGGGTAGTACAACTCCTCTTTTTTGAGGGGGAACCCTGCGATGTGAGCTATGAGACGCGGCAGGGTAAGTACCAAGATCAACCGGAAGCGGTGACATTGGCGCGGGTCTGA
- a CDS encoding Era-like GTP-binding protein, which produces MDGAGTLLAKEPHGHVRLRELTLACLNELLAWHQTHHAELSEHWSPLYDLRDRLGQIPWQIVVLGRVSRGKSALLNALYGEIIFPVGAVHGTTQWPRTVRWHLDHHVVDLTDTPGLDEVAGTEREAMTWGAVATADLVLLVTDDSLTAVEMAASQELEARGIPYRWVVTKADLGAVAPAPLSNVSVVSSTTGQGMSELRTHLHEWLSHHALAARMTHVLQQASTIEQAVGAALANQSRSRQLPWPWLGGQLLGSALLPGAGDVLLAMVVTLGYLRHQCRAYGLPFPLPAFGGMSQFLLLWYAAIYVTSWSGFSMGAELWSINAPLVFQGAVILWGYQQLRHRLDSYLQQGYQWGRLGPQRLLGQMAQTRANVTASG; this is translated from the coding sequence ATGGATGGTGCTGGCACCCTGTTGGCCAAGGAACCACATGGGCACGTCCGGCTCAGGGAACTGACCTTAGCCTGTTTGAATGAGCTACTGGCATGGCATCAGACGCACCATGCGGAGTTGAGTGAGCACTGGTCGCCCCTCTACGATCTGCGCGATCGCCTCGGCCAGATCCCATGGCAAATTGTGGTTCTGGGGCGGGTGAGCCGTGGTAAGTCGGCGCTCCTGAATGCCCTCTACGGCGAGATCATTTTTCCGGTGGGGGCAGTGCATGGCACGACCCAATGGCCGCGGACGGTACGTTGGCACTTAGATCACCATGTAGTGGATTTAACCGACACCCCCGGGCTTGATGAGGTGGCCGGTACTGAACGGGAAGCGATGACGTGGGGGGCAGTTGCCACCGCCGATTTAGTGCTACTGGTCACCGATGACAGCCTCACGGCAGTGGAAATGGCAGCCTCTCAGGAACTAGAGGCGCGTGGCATCCCCTACCGATGGGTGGTAACGAAAGCCGACCTTGGAGCGGTTGCCCCGGCTCCCCTAAGCAACGTCAGTGTTGTCAGCAGTACTACCGGCCAAGGGATGAGCGAACTGCGCACCCATTTACACGAGTGGTTGAGCCACCATGCTCTCGCGGCGCGGATGACTCACGTTTTGCAGCAGGCAAGTACGATTGAGCAGGCTGTTGGGGCAGCGCTGGCAAACCAATCGCGATCGCGGCAGCTACCATGGCCGTGGCTGGGGGGACAACTCCTCGGCAGTGCCCTGCTCCCGGGGGCGGGAGATGTCTTATTGGCAATGGTGGTCACCCTTGGTTATCTGCGCCACCAGTGTCGCGCCTATGGGTTGCCCTTTCCCCTCCCTGCGTTTGGTGGCATGAGCCAATTTTTGCTCCTCTGGTACGCCGCCATTTATGTAACCTCTTGGTCAGGGTTCAGTATGGGTGCTGAACTGTGGAGCATCAATGCGCCACTGGTGTTTCAAGGAGCCGTCATCCTCTGGGGCTACCAGCAACTGCGCCACAGGCTAGACTCCTACCTCCAACAGGGGTATCAGTGGGGTCGCCTAGGACCGCAGCGTCTCTTAGGGCAGATGGCTCAGACCCGCGCCAATGTCACCGCTTCCGGTTGA
- a CDS encoding pentapeptide repeat-containing protein has translation MLAKVAASLCLLSFSLPTLAANPADLDQLRRTGNCPNCNLSYARLRGRNLQGADLRGANLNAANLRGANLSRANLTGATLNNADLTGANLTNANLTAANLLMTRLDRAILLGTQLVNAVLGGRDRLARGRTFRDATLPNGEKAFFPLEAPRRR, from the coding sequence ATGCTTGCAAAGGTTGCTGCGTCTCTCTGCCTGCTGTCTTTTAGTTTACCCACGTTGGCGGCAAATCCAGCGGATTTAGACCAGTTGCGCCGCACGGGGAACTGTCCCAACTGTAATCTGAGCTATGCGCGGTTGCGGGGGCGTAACCTGCAGGGGGCCGATCTGCGGGGAGCCAACCTGAATGCGGCCAATTTGCGGGGGGCGAACCTGAGTCGTGCCAATTTGACGGGGGCAACGCTCAATAATGCAGACCTCACGGGCGCTAATTTAACCAATGCTAATTTAACGGCGGCGAACTTGCTGATGACTCGCCTTGACCGTGCCATCCTTTTAGGGACGCAACTGGTGAATGCGGTGCTGGGGGGGCGCGATCGCCTTGCGCGGGGACGCACCTTCCGCGATGCCACCTTACCCAATGGCGAAAAGGCATTTTTCCCGTTGGAAGCCCCCCGTCGTCGTTAA